From Aegilops tauschii subsp. strangulata cultivar AL8/78 chromosome 5, Aet v6.0, whole genome shotgun sequence:
GCGGGTGGCCGGGTCGAGGACGAGGAAGCGCGGGAGGATCCCCCCGGGGAGCGCCGCGGTCGGCTCGAGGAGCAGGAGGCCCTGGAGAGAGTCGTAGAGCTTGTAGCGGGAGGCGCCCGGGGCGAAATCGAGGGAGCTGAGCGGGGAGGAGGAGCCGAGGGGGACGAAGACGGCGTCTTGGAGGGGTTGGTGCTTCTGCTTGACGGGCGGCGGGAGGCAGGTTTTGACGGGGTGATGGAAGTAGCCGAGGAGGGGAGGGGCGCGGGGGAGGCAGCGGGAGGCGGCGCGGCGCCAGTAGTGGCAGGCGAGGGCGGCGCGGAGGAGGTCGACGAGGGAGAGGCGGCGGAGGACGTTGCGGAGCACGTCCCCGGTGAGGACGTCGGCCGCCTTCGTCTCCGTCGGCGGTGGCGGCAGGACCGAGGTCGGCGAGCTAGAGGAAGATGGGGTTTTGGGTTTGGGTTTGGGCTTGGGCTTGGGCTTGCGTCCGCCCCTCTTCTTCCCAGTCTTCGGCGCCATTGGCGGTGGCGGACTGGCGGTGGTGTACTTGTGGTGGAGCGGTCTGGCAGAGGAGGGTTTCTGGAGAGGGAGCAGATCGGAGTCCCCGAAAGCAGCGGAAAAGGCACGCTCTGCTCCGGGGGAAGGATGAAATGGGGAGATGAAAGGGGTGGACAGATTTGAACATTTTAGAATTGGTTTTCGAAATGCAATTGTATTTTCGAAGTTTACATACGTAGCTTATTTTACACGCttatctttctttttcttttcaaaAACAGAAAGAATGCAACCAGATACTCTCTTGCCGTTTATAATAACAATGGAAATGCCTGACAAATTTGATTAATAATTACTGCGTGTGGATTTAGGGATTTAGGTGATTCAGCCATGAGTAAGTTTTTTTTTTTCACTATCTCACATACGAACATGATAACATCAATTTCCTACCACGTCGAGCGCACGGTGCTCAAGTGTCTGGAGTGTGGTTCTCAGTGGTGCTTTGCCGCATACCTCCTGCATTGGTGATTTTTGGGCTACTGAGGTTGTCCCCTCCGTGCCTGCTCTCCACCGCCCTTATCTCGATGCTATTCGGGGGCTTGGAAGAGCCGTGGCGTCATGGTCTTTCGACGCATCAACCGATGCCTAATGTCGTCCCAATAAACATTGTCGAGGATGTCCTTCCGTGGTGTTGGCGCTGCTCGCACTTCATTTGTAGAACTATCCTAGAGGCATGGATCAAGATTTTTCCGGTGTCACCCCAATTTTGTTTGTGCTTTCCCTGTTTGCAACCCCCTCCCTTCATAAACACCCTTGTAGCAGATCCTATTAGCCTTATAAGCAGCTTAAGTAAAAATATGTTCACCTCCTCCCTCCTTATTTTTCAAAAAGAGTGCCACATGAACCGATGAGCCAATACAGATAAGTAAATTGTTGCTAAAATTCTAGCTCAATGAATTCAAAATACGTCTTATATTACAAAATGGATGGACAATATTTATAGCTCAAATTTTGTACATATTTTTATATGTATATACACCCATTTTGACTTTTTCTCAACGGAAAATCTACATATCAAATTTTTGATCCCTACACTCAATGGATGTCGGATTAAAGGAGGGGAGATGAGCAATGGGGGGTGGGAGAAGGAGAGGAAGGGGAATGAGAAGGAAGAAGAATAGTAGATGGGGAAGGGTGTGCGGAGGGGGGTGGGTGAGCTCGACACCGATGAGGCGACCACTATAATTGTATGTGTAATaagcacacacacaccccctgGTCTTAGCAGTAGGCTATGTTGATACGCTGGGGTGGCAGGACTTACGTCGTGCAGCATTGATCACATTCAAGAAAGCTAATGGCAGTTTGAACGAAGTTAATGCCACCGGGACGAAGTGGGTTGAGGCATTTATGCAATCACATTCTAGTATTCAGGTTTATTCAACAATTACATCAATAAACGCAAGTTACATGACACAAAAATGATAGCACTAGAAAATACTTATGAATAAAAATCCATGGTATTAGCTTTGGGTCACATAGCCCAAATATAATTAGACTCATTATCGGCCAATCTTAGAGATTGAAATGATTGGTGCCACAGTTGAATAAACTTATGAAACAAAACTGTTCAGTTCCATACATTTCAAGACTGACATGTGATTCCATTGTCCCACTTGAAGTTTTAACAATGCCATGATAAATATATGCTGCTGTGTGACTTGTAAATGGCAGTAGTTAGATTGAGTTGAAGTGGTCTACAAATACAGGCCAGGGTAGCTACCAAGAAGCTACCCAAAGAATAGATTATATAACCCAACAGAATCAAATACGCAGTTCACGTAAAATTTTGTTAGGTGACATAGAAAGTGTCCCGGAGATTATTGCTGGTGCTGTAGTCAGGACTCGAGCTGCATCTGTAGTACCAATTACCAAGTCCAAGGTTATTGCTGCAGCAACTTGACGAGATCGTGCACAGAGTTTGTGTAAAGATCTGGATGGATGGTATTTGAGGCATCCTGAAGGTCTGGTAAGGTAGTCACACCTGAAAATGCAACGCAGGTCCAAGGCATTTGAGCACTTTCAGTAAACACGAGTACGAGATTGTTCAACACATATGAGAAAGGGCAAAAGTTCCTCGCCTGACAGAACAAGGAGGGTCTTGCAACCAGTATTCTGGCCAAATAGTATGTCTGTGTCTAGTCTGTCACCAACCATGCACATTCTCGACGTTTCCAAATTGAAGCTGTAACAGTACAAACAGCGAGGATTTACAGATAAATTCTAAACAGAAAATTCAGATAAATATAAAAAACAGTGTAACTGTTATCCCATCGTCAACTGCTGTATGAGCGTTGCCCGCCAACGAAATGTTTACCAAGACGAGGATGTGCACGAAGGATAGTTTGTATAGGAAATTAGATATTTTCTTTTCATTTGAGATGTGCACTTCATGTTCAGTACAGATGTAATGAGGATGATACTTTCAAGAAATCTAGAAGATGCATACTTCAGAACATTATGAAGCTGACTATATATGCAACCATGCAAGAAACTGTGTACAGTCGAAGAGTTCAGGAGCTCCTGCACTACTAAGAAATGAAGAGTTGTGATTATCTACACCACTCACCCACTCCTTCCCTCTCTGGAGAAACAAATCAAATGTAAGCTAAATGAGGGGTTTTCGCAACAATCCGTCCAAACATATCTTAGGCGGTGTTTGTAGCTAATGCAATCCGTCGGTTGGACGTAACTGAGAGATTAACATGAACTCTTATGTAGACTTAGTGTTTGCAGGAAACCAAAGTGTGTTGGTATAGTATCTAAGACTTAACAAAACTTCCGTAGAAACAATATTAAATGCTATTGTTCCAAAACAACAAATACTTATTAGTACCCATTCATATAAAATTTCCAATCGAAGGACTGCATGAGCTCCAAATAACAGTGCCTCGGAACATATGTTTGGGCAATTTGTTGTGAGAAACCCTCATTTAGTTTGCATGGATTTATTTCTCCAGATGCATCAGTATTACCTACTTATTTACAGCCATTGTACATAAGAATAATCCTATAGATGATTTCATGATATCCCTATTTAGTACACATTTTAGTAACAAGCAAATTATATTTTTCTTATGTGTGCAGTTTGCAGACCTTTTCAATAGGAAGTCCATCAAAAAGCTTGAAGGTTTTCCAACAACAATAGGCTCTTTCTGCACCGAGCAACTTACTGCAGCAACCATAGTTCCAGCTCCTGAAACTCAAGGCAATCAGAAAATGAACTGGTACAATAGAAGCTCCTAAAATCAAAATTTGACATTTCTGGATAGAAAAACCTGGCCATTCTTGGGCGGATGTCATATGTCCAGTAGGGTCACGGTTGGTCGCAATGAAAAGGCAGCCTGGATTCTCACGAATACACAAGCTTGCATACCTGCAAGAACACCATTATGTTTGACCCTTGCAGAAAACCACAGAAAGTTCAAAGGACGAGGTTGTATCATGGAAGAAAGACTGCAGCGCTCCAACTTTAAATGTAGTCACAAGGTTACATTTCTGCCAACAATAATGGGAAACTGGGGCTGTGAGATGGCATGCATCAAGTTATCAAATAAGAAACATGTTTGGTTAGAGTATGCTATGATTATAACTTCTGGAGAATAATATCTTAAATATGCTCTTGATAAACTTGCAAACAGCTAGTTAGAAATTGCAGGAGACAGATGTGAAGTTCGGCAGCAAAAAAGACCTTGCAATCAGCATGGAAAATAACAATTGTACAAGTATACTAATACGATTCTTCTGGTTGCAAGCAACAAATAAGATTAAACAAGATAAGAGGCCTTACTGCATTTTGTAATAGTTGAAGTACTGATCAAGTCCAACAACGACAGCTCCAACCTGGAAGGGGGATTCATTTATCTTAGACCACGGTGGTTTAATATTTCAATGAAAGGTGATTGGAAATTAAATTTGATAAACAGGTTTGGCATTACATTTTTGTCGTGGTCAAAGTAGAAGTTCGCCTCCAACATTATGTTTTTCTTGCCATCCTCCTACAGAAAACAACATCAGTTTTGGAAGGCAAAACAAAGGTAATATATCCTTAAGGTGAACTGATGTTTTCAAGCCTTTGGAAAGTCTCCCTTATTGATGGATAGAAATAATTCAAAATATTGCAATAAAATTGTCTTGTTTGGCTCTATGGTTTGGAATACTTGTCTTGGTATTGCTTGGAATGTTTTTGCAACTGTATCTGTTGTAAACTCAACTGCGTGTGACTATTTTATTTCAGATATAGGTGATTCGTCCAAAATGACTGTTGCCCTCGATATTGAAAACCATAGTAAATGGCATGCTGCACCCAGAAGTGGCCAATCATACAGCAAATGTCCCATGCAACGAGGAACTTTGTTCCTACTGACTTTTTCACAATAAGCCGAAGAAACAGAGCATTATGATACATCAATGTAGGAAATATTCACACATGATCCATGGTCTAATTGTATAGATGAACcattagaactatcaatcttctCACTCCAATAATATATTTGTTCATCTTTAGTTTAGTAAAGAAGTTCAAGAAAACACAAGTGAGAAGCTTCATTTATTTTTTGAATAATAACTAGCATAACTTGGATGTATCAAGAAAAACAGgacatcattttattttattttaaaaaacagaaaaacaggACATCATGGTGAAACTAGAGGACCCGAACCACAAACTTGCAAATGGAATAGAAAAGGTAACAGATGGTCAGAGAACATGTAATTAGGGGGAGACCAAGCATGACATACATACCGGACCACCAAAACATTCAAAGCCAGCTAACTTGAGCTCGTCCAAGATGCCATCCTCACCAACAACATAAACCTTCAAGATGAAGTTTCAACAGTAATCAGTATTTTAATAGTGGAAAATTAAGGCATGACATTCGTTAAATACCATTTTGCGGCAAATAATACAATAGGTAGCAGATTAAGCAAAATGACAAATGCCCAAATATCAGGAGCATTGGTATCAGAACGGAAACATAAAAAAACACATGGAAATAGTGCAAGGAACTAGAAGTGCAACCAGAATACTggatagagttgaactagcaacTGAATTTGGTCAAGCTTCTTAAATTGTGTGCCAAGGGAAATTATGTTCATGTTGATATCTTTCTGTAAAGCTCATAAACCACAGATTAtaggaaacaagcaaacagaACAGCTTGGATCCCATCTTTAACTGCACAGAGCAATGAATACCAGTTCTTTATTATATAAGATAAGAGAAACTTTTACTAGTTAAGCCAGATGTAGTCAAGAGCTAGAGACAGTCCTTCTGCAAACAGCAAAGGGAAACTCGACCTCTTAAAATTTAGGATAGCAAATGGCTAGACATAAACTGGAATTTTCATGTAACCATTGGTAATACGCATCATATtgttttgtactccctccgttcctaaatatttgtctttttagagatttcaaatggactaccacatacggatgtatatagacatattttagagtgtagattcactcattttgctccgtatgtagtcacttgttgaaatctctagaaagacaaatatttaggaacggagggagtataaaggAAGAACAATCAGCTCAACTAAGTGCTTTTTGGTTTGTCCCCTAGTTTAGTAAGTTTGGTATAACTTTCTCAATCTTATTGTAAAATGCTGCAGGCTGTTGTTGTGTTGTTAAGTTTCTAATAGACCCGCATACATCACTGTTTCGAATGATCCAATTTATGGTTCTGTTGAAGTGTTTCATAATAATATTTTTATCATGACAGAGTAACTAATCATACAGTAACATGGCATATTAAGAAGCTCGTACAGTCAAACTTCTTGATCTGACTGCTATAAAGACTATTTAGATTGGTAAGGTCAAATGATATCATTAAATTAGTACACAATATTTTCTTAATACATTCTTTCTTATATTCATGTAAAAAGAAACTAAGGGCCAATGTCGCAAGTTGGAGACTACGTCTATGTCCAAAACGTCCATCCTTAAACAGAGGGGGTATCAGTCATAGAGCATATTCCAAGTCATGTATATAATGCAAAAATTACTAAGAGAAAATCAACCTATGCAGAAATATTTCACGATACCTTCTTCTCTGGAGAAAAATTATTTAACTTCAAGAACATGGCTGCTGCAAATGATGACGTGAAGATCTCTTCCTACAAACAAGATAACGAATCAATACAATACAGAAAACAATGATCACAGAAATATGGTTGTACTGAAAAGCGAAAACTACCTCAGTAACTTCAAGGCCAAGTGTTTTGAATTTCTTTGAATACTGCCTTCTCGACTTCCTAGAGTTGTTTGTTACAAAAACTAATTTCTTGCCCTGCACCAAGTGAAACCAATAAAAAGCATTATTACGGAATCTTCACATGATGGTGCATTTATGAACCAACCAACCAAAATACAGCGATGGACTTCGAAAACTGGAAATTATTCAAAAGAGCGTATCAATGCCCTAATAGTGGAAGAGAAGATTATCAGTGCTTGTTTGGTCAAGATGGgtgctatgatattcctcgaccaGCAGTCTATCATGTTGGAAGAACAAACGAGAGAAACCAGAACGATGGTAATGCAAACACCATATTGAATAATCATATATGAGTAATTTGTTTCTATTTAGTTACAGACCTAGGAGGTTACTGATATTTGAAACATAACAGGGAAGCTCAGTCATTAGCTACTATAACAAATTTTCCAGCCTTGTCAGATTAATGATTAAGTATGATTGCTCAAAAAATATGTGATGCTGCGAAGAGAGCAAATGCAAGGTTTACTTCCTGTCTTTAGACTTTCAATCTAGCTAAGTAAATGCTTTAACAATATTTCAGTAAGCATGGCTAGCTCCTGTGAAGTGCAAGAACACCGAGAAAAGGCCCCGTCGCACTTGACCATCTCTCTGGTAATTTCAAACTACCCCCTAGGATCAACTGAATGCAACCAAATCATAGCTGAGACTACAATACAGATTATCTAATGTTAACAATTTAAGCTAAAACTTTCCCTTAAAAAATTAAGCAAAAACTAGAAAAAATCTTCTCATGAGAAGATTGATGCGGTGTGATCCGAGTGGCTACTAACACTGCCTATCCAAACAAGACACACAGCTTTAACTACAGTTTTACCAACTAAGGAAGAGATGAGAGGGGGCCGGGGGCGCAAGTCGTTCGCCATTTCGTGATTAGAGCGGTGCTCTTGCTACCAGAACGTCCGGTGCGGCATACCAATTTTCGCAGCAACTCCAGTGTCTCGGGGACCCCTTGGATGAGCTCGTCCCCTTTCCAAATCACCCCtgaagaaacaaaaataaatcaATCAATCAAGGGAGCAGGGCCGGGGTAGGAATCCACTGGCGAGAGCAGAAGAAACGGGGGGCGATGAACACGAGACCATCGCAATCGAAGAGGAAGGCGTCGACGGAGCCGACGAGGGATCGGGCGGCGTCGGCGGTGAGGAGAGCTTTGGCCATGGCTTTTCTTCTTCGCGGCGGCTCCTGCTGCTTCTGCGCTCCGGCTATGTGAAAATTATTATTCGCTGCATCCTCGAGAAAAACGTGCAGCGAACGTGGCAGTAGGTAAGAGCATCTTCAACAAAGAAATAGGATCTTTTGCCCCACTTTACTTCTCCATTTGATCATTTGCCCCCCGAGAGGCTACCGGGTGGGGCTCGGAACCACTGTCGTTGAGACAATCGAAGAGCAAATCATCCAACCTCTTGTAAAGTGGGGCAAATCATCCAATCCCCTGATATACGATGCGCAGCTGCCGAAAAACCCCGTTTTGGGGGCATTTGTACCCAAGAAAAAAGGTTACTCTAACACTTATGTCCCGAACTGAGCCTAGCTCATATGGATAGATTCTTTATGGTGGAACCAGCCTAGTAAGATTTAAGTCTTGTGTTTAGAAGAAAAATTGTTGCCATATCCCTTACAAAATATTGTAGAAAAAATTGACGGCCTCAATTTTTTGCAGCGACAACCCTGCTGCCGTAAAACAAATCCCGTAGCGCACGACCGCCCAACTGCCAGTGGAAACTTCACACATGTGGCCATGGACGGCACCACTGACCCGACCGCCAACCCCGTCATCCTCGTCGCCGCACCCGCGACTTCTCATTCGGTGTTTCCCGTCGCCACCAAACCGAAGGCTTTCGATGTCCGTCGACAAGTGTTTGCAACCCCACGAGTCGTCCTCGTGGCTGGTAGGATGCGTCGGGTCACGTCGTCGCTCCCAAGAGCACGGCCCCCCTCACCCAAAGCCATAGATGGCACCGACGGCAAGAGGCCGCAATAGGATCCAACGTCGGTTGCCCCCACGCGCGAAGAAGAGCAAGGCCGCAACAGGAGGGCATAGTATTGAAGAtcaaaagagagaaagaaaaagtcATCTAGCTATTGCCATGGACTCGCAGGTCCTGaaggaactactcacacataaTCATGGAGGCAACAAGATAGATGAAGATTGCCTCCCCAATGGGTTCCCCTCCGGCaaagtaccggaaaaggcctccagatggggtCATGgaagaacagaggcttgcggtggcgatAAAGTTGTTTCAAGTCTCGCTTCGGGTTTTTTGAAATATATAGGAATTTATAGGCCAGAGATTAGGTCAATGGGGTGCTTAGGGGGGCCCGCAAGTGCTAGTGACGCGCCCCCTACAAGGGGCGCTCCTTGAGCTTGTGGAGCCCTCGTGGGGTTTCTGGTCTCTCCccgaagcttccagggtctcttctggtccagaaaagatcatcgtaaagtttcatcgtgtttggactttgtttggtataGTTTTTCTGTTAAACAGAAAAATAGACAAGAACTGACACtaggcactaagttaataggttagtacataaaaataatataaaatggcatacaatcattataatataatagcatgaaacaatatagatacgttagagacatATCAGCACACAACATTAGTGACAACGACGGATCGGCCGCTTTGCTCCGCCATCGTCGGTCAACAGTATCATCAGATTGTCAAAAGTGGTCGGGGTGCTTGTCACGAGTTAAGCGCATCAACCCAAATGGTACAAATGGCGGACACGAGGTGATCTTTGCTCATGATGATCAAATATCTTGTCACGTGTATTAGTTGCTAGCTTGttttgtcatatgtattggtggCTAACTTGTTTTGTCAATTGTGATTCGTAGATCAACATTGCTCAAG
This genomic window contains:
- the LOC109782319 gene encoding phosphoglycolate phosphatase 2, with the translated sequence MAKALLTADAARSLVGSVDAFLFDCDGVIWKGDELIQGVPETLELLRKLGKKLVFVTNNSRKSRRQYSKKFKTLGLEVTEEEIFTSSFAAAMFLKLNNFSPEKKVYVVGEDGILDELKLAGFECFGGPEDGKKNIMLEANFYFDHDKNVGAVVVGLDQYFNYYKMQYASLCIRENPGCLFIATNRDPTGHMTSAQEWPGAGTMVAAVSCSVQKEPIVVGKPSSFLMDFLLKSFNLETSRMCMVGDRLDTDILFGQNTGCKTLLVLSGVTTLPDLQDASNTIHPDLYTNSVHDLVKLLQQ